A region from the Pirellulaceae bacterium genome encodes:
- a CDS encoding TIM barrel protein, producing MYKSLNAESLGISARPNELIELALTYKYGGLDLNVAAWSDATLTRGRDQTVRFLQSANIRIGGFELPVRWTAADAEYQQDLATLKEIAATTASLGATHCTAIVPPYCEQRAYHEDFEFHRERFTEIAEILKESGIRLGLGFLAPIASRAAYETQFITTHETLLALVQTIVSDNVGICLDLWHWHVSGATLETIKQLSPEQITCVRIADVPTDVSMDSITEQQRLIPGSTGIVPAAETLQWLCETDYEGPITAYCHADQFSGVPRIKAVAQVAKALDNLLAPAPECSEEEVESAAAAQ from the coding sequence ATGTATAAGAGTCTAAATGCTGAGTCGCTGGGAATCTCTGCCCGCCCAAATGAGCTAATCGAATTGGCTTTGACCTACAAATATGGCGGTCTTGATCTCAACGTCGCAGCATGGAGCGACGCAACACTGACAAGAGGACGTGACCAGACCGTCCGGTTCCTCCAAAGTGCAAATATTCGTATTGGCGGGTTTGAACTACCCGTCCGGTGGACTGCGGCAGATGCAGAATATCAACAAGATTTGGCCACATTGAAAGAGATTGCTGCGACAACCGCGTCACTGGGAGCAACCCATTGCACGGCAATCGTTCCCCCCTATTGTGAGCAGCGCGCCTACCACGAAGATTTCGAATTTCATCGCGAAAGATTCACAGAAATCGCCGAGATCCTCAAAGAATCCGGCATCCGACTGGGACTCGGTTTCTTGGCTCCGATCGCAAGTCGAGCCGCCTATGAAACACAGTTCATTACCACCCACGAAACACTCTTGGCACTCGTGCAAACGATCGTGAGTGACAACGTTGGCATCTGTTTGGACCTGTGGCACTGGCACGTCAGTGGCGCTACCCTTGAGACGATTAAACAGCTGTCTCCCGAGCAGATCACCTGTGTAAGAATCGCTGATGTTCCCACGGATGTGTCCATGGACTCAATCACCGAGCAACAACGATTAATCCCCGGTTCAACCGGAATCGTGCCTGCTGCCGAGACGCTGCAGTGGCTTTGCGAGACGGATTACGAAGGCCCGATCACAGCCTATTGTCATGCTGACCAGTTCAGCGGGGTACCTCGGATCAAGGCAGTCGCCCAGGTTGC